A genomic segment from Muntiacus reevesi chromosome 15, mMunRee1.1, whole genome shotgun sequence encodes:
- the CHGA gene encoding chromogranin-A: protein MRSAAVLALLLCAGQVIALPVNSPMNKGDTEVMKCIVEVISDTLSKPSPMPVSKECFETLRGDERILSILRHQNLLKELQDLALQGAKERTHQQKQHSSYEAELAEVLEKPNDQAEPEEGTEEVSSKDAAEKRDDSKEVEKSDEDSDGDRPQASPELGPGSKVEEDNQAPGEEEEAPSNAHPQASLPNPKHPGPQAEEDSEGPSQGPASREKGLSAEQGRQAEREEEQEEKGEEAEAGEAVPEEESPPTAEFKPHPNLGGKETQRAAPGWPEALAVDGAGKTGAEEAKPPEGKGERAHSRREEEEMAGAPQGLFRGGKSREPEQEEQLSKEWEDAKRWSKMDQLAKELTAEKRLEGEEEEEDPDRSMRLSFRARGYGFRGPGLQLRRGWRPSSREDSVEAGLPLQVRGYPEEKKEEEGSANRRPEDQELESLSAIEAELEKVAHQLQDLRRG from the exons ATGCGCTCCGCCGCGGTCCTGGCGCTTTTGCTCTGCGCGGGGCAAG tCATTGCCCTGCCTGTGAACAGCCCCATGAATAAAGGGGACACTGAG GTGATGAAGTGCATCGTCGAGGTCATTTCAGACACGCTGTCCAAGCCCAGTCCCATGCCGGTCAGCAAGGAGTGTTTTGAAACACTCCGAGGAG ATGAACGGATCCTCTCAATCCTGCGACATCAGAATTTGCTGAAAGAGCTCCAAGACCTCGCTCTCCAAG GAGCCAAGGAGCGGACGCATCAGCAGAAGCAGCACAGCAGTTACGAGGCTGAACTCGCAGAGGTGCTTGAGAAGCCGAACGACCAGGCCGAGCCGGAAG AGGGGACAGAAGAGGTGTCCTCCAAGGATGCTGCAGAAAAAAGAGACGATTCTAAAGAGGTGGAGAAGAGTGATGAAGACTCGGATGGAGACAGGCCTCAGGcctccccagagcttgggccagggTCCAAGGTTGAGGAGGACAACCAGgcccctggggaggaggaggaggcccccTCCAACGCCCACCCCCAAGCCAGCCTCCCCAACCCAAAACACCCAGGCCCACAGGCTGAGGAGGACAGTGAGGGCCCCTCCCAGGGTCCAGCCAGCAGAGAGAAGGGCCTGAGTGCAGAGCaagggaggcaggcagagagagaagaggagcaggaggagaagggggaggaggccGAGGCTGGAGAGGCCGTCCCGGAGGAAGAAAGCCCCCCCACCGCAGAATTTAAACCACACCCCAACCTCGGCGGCAAGGAGACGCAGAGGG CTGCTCCAGGTTGGCCCGAGGCTCTGGCCGTGGATGGAGCTGGGAAGACGGGGGCTGAGGAGGCCAAGCCCCCGGAGGGGAAGGGGGAGCGGGCACACTCCCGGCGGGAGGAAGAGGAGATGGCAGGGGCCCCTCAAGGCCTCTTCCGTGGTGGAAAGAGCAGGGAACCCGAGCAGGAGGAGCAGCTCTCCAAGGAGTGGGAGGACGCCAAGCGATGGAGCAAGATGGACCAGCTAGCCAAGGAGCTGACAGCCGAGAAGCggctggagggggaggaggaggaggaggaccccGACCGCTCCATGAGGCTCTCCTTCCGGGCCCGGGGCTATGGCTTCAGGGGTCCTGGGCTGCAACTGCGGCGAGGCTGGAGGCCGAGCTCCCGGGAGGACAGCGTGGAGGCCGGCCTGCCCCTCCAGGTGCGCGGCTACCcggaggagaagaaggaggaggagggcagcGCCAACCGCAGACCAGAG